Proteins from a genomic interval of Polaribacter sp. Q13:
- a CDS encoding helix-turn-helix domain-containing protein — MKTQKEHWRKKSYQKVTLELKLSVVDQIQNGQISTNFASKKYEVPRTTIGYWIKKYSTLVQQKTGMSKLDEIKKLKERIEELEFVKDFQQDIIADMEIITGVDLSKKSLPKTLAKEIELKKKNILKENGSINVLGLVNKPSTKEKK, encoded by the coding sequence ATGAAAACACAAAAAGAACACTGGCGAAAAAAAAGCTACCAAAAAGTAACACTTGAACTCAAATTATCTGTCGTTGACCAAATTCAAAATGGTCAGATTTCCACTAACTTTGCTTCCAAAAAATATGAGGTTCCAAGGACGACAATTGGGTATTGGATCAAAAAATATAGTACTTTAGTCCAACAAAAAACAGGTATGAGTAAATTAGATGAAATTAAAAAACTAAAGGAACGTATTGAAGAACTGGAGTTTGTAAAGGACTTTCAGCAAGATATTATTGCAGATATGGAAATCATTACTGGCGTCGATTTGTCAAAAAAGTCGCTACCCAAAACATTAGCAAAAGAGATAGAACTAAAGAAGAAAAACATTTTAAAAGAAAATGGCTCTATCAATGTTTTGGGATTAGTAAACAAGCCTTCTACAAAAGAGAAAAAGTAA
- a CDS encoding hybrid sensor histidine kinase/response regulator transcription factor, translating into MHSNIFFIKKIILILLLGVYQTTISQNSFYFDHISTDKGLSQGDVNSIYQDPKGFMWFATHDGLNKYNGYEFTIYKPDANLKNSIGSNLIYAVTGDEKGNLWIGTTGSGLNYYNKSTGGFTHFIHDENNKNSITNNHVISIYKDKKDQLWVGTADGLDLVDLKQPLDSLKFKHYKLGDNKISNSLATNKIYSIFEDSQDQIWIGSTKGLFKRTRAKNGEFYFRSVNNRINLVNSPVNCIAEDSKGNLFIGTGNGLHVFKANFNKNKVYKLQNGFFNGLKVDKNDNLWAGTNNGLLYFENKKNTKDISLTKRFVYDPKDTKSISKNIVKTIYIDNTGILWIGTNGGGVNKMDPERKQFKHIKKTLDTKSLSYDKIRSIFEDSSNNLWIGTEGGGLNILFKENDNGSYANFTNLQKIKKPFAIAEITHRNSLFVGAEDTPGLYEIDLDNLKNIQESDIKPIPEISYSVFSILEDSNKNIWIGTYSGGVHRWLLNKKTGAYTKDVLSYRSTNNTGLSSNIIRNIYEDSDHNIWFATSNGLCKLKPTEIEKNNPKFEVYKNDPKDKNSISHNYILALYESKKGDLWVGTFGGGLNKMETNEKDNTVTFKTYTERDGLPNNVIKAILEDAENNLWISTNKGLSKFNPENNTFKNYDVNDGLQDNEFQELASLKRRDGEMLFGGINGFNAFYPEDIKDNPYKAKSVITSFSISNKPIKRGEEINGHIILKEPINETSEINLKYDENSFSFEFAAIHYSAPNKNKFAYKLEGFDKDWVYTNATKRFATYTNMAPGDYTLLLKASNNDGIWENSETKLHINITPPFWKTTLAYFLYFFLILAIFFGFWRNTVTKARKKHDLELANLEKQKEEELQHIKLEFFTNISHELRTPITLIKGPLEYLQKKGAAVKPEVAQEQFGLMRKNANYLLSLVNQLLDFRKINQGKMRLVMRNSNISAFIKEVAEPFQFLSHKKHIKLSFNTTDPLLKSWFDHEALEKTINNLLSNAFKFTPKNGTIDVNITNEKVANGIVNKEYIIIEVKDSGIGIPSNKLEAIFERFNTKKDANKNNNPEGIGIGLSFTKSLIELHQGTIKVSSEPGQGALFTVKIPANKEEYENLPEISCKESTDLDYVRRSSENESFAIDLDDETTDESISKDRSKSPVLLVVDDNKDIRTFIKQALGDDYTIFEAENGQEGFEIAKKITPNIIVTDLAMPIMDGLQLCKKIKTTKTTSHIPVLILTAKLSQESELEGVKLGADDYIRKPFDIELLNLKLKNILQQRKNLRVRFNQEITLQPKEVTVTSSDERFLQQAIEIVEKHMMNTDFSVEMLVKEMGHSRSNLYLKFKEITGLSSSEFIRSIRLKRAVQLFESTDLSVKEIMYMTGFNTASYFAKCFKKQFGVKPSDYVRKPIKKA; encoded by the coding sequence ATGCACTCAAATATTTTCTTTATAAAAAAAATAATTCTGATACTTCTACTGGGGGTTTATCAAACTACAATAAGCCAGAATTCTTTTTATTTCGATCATATTTCTACAGACAAAGGATTGTCTCAAGGAGATGTTAATTCTATTTATCAAGACCCTAAAGGTTTTATGTGGTTTGCCACACACGATGGTTTAAATAAATATAATGGTTATGAGTTTACCATATACAAACCAGACGCCAACCTAAAAAACAGTATAGGTAGTAATCTTATTTATGCAGTTACAGGTGATGAAAAAGGAAATTTATGGATTGGAACAACTGGTAGTGGTCTAAACTACTATAACAAATCTACAGGAGGGTTTACACATTTTATTCATGATGAAAATAATAAAAACAGTATTACTAATAACCATGTAATTAGTATTTATAAGGATAAAAAAGACCAACTTTGGGTAGGTACTGCTGATGGACTTGATTTGGTAGATTTAAAACAACCTCTAGATTCTTTAAAATTTAAGCACTATAAGTTAGGTGATAACAAAATATCGAATAGCCTCGCTACAAACAAAATTTATTCCATTTTTGAAGATAGTCAAGATCAAATATGGATAGGCAGTACTAAAGGCTTGTTTAAACGAACTAGAGCTAAAAACGGAGAATTTTATTTTAGGTCGGTAAATAATCGTATTAATTTAGTGAATTCTCCAGTAAATTGTATAGCAGAAGATAGTAAGGGAAATTTATTTATAGGTACTGGTAATGGTTTGCATGTTTTTAAGGCTAACTTTAATAAAAATAAGGTTTATAAACTACAAAATGGTTTTTTTAACGGTCTTAAAGTTGATAAAAATGATAATTTATGGGCAGGTACAAATAACGGACTCTTATATTTTGAGAATAAAAAAAACACGAAAGATATTTCACTAACCAAACGTTTTGTTTATGATCCTAAAGACACCAAAAGTATTAGCAAAAATATTGTAAAAACAATTTATATTGATAACACAGGCATTCTTTGGATAGGTACAAATGGTGGTGGTGTTAACAAAATGGATCCTGAAAGAAAACAATTTAAACATATTAAAAAAACCTTAGATACTAAAAGTCTTAGTTATGACAAAATTAGATCTATTTTTGAAGACAGTAGTAATAATTTATGGATAGGTACAGAAGGCGGCGGTCTTAATATCCTTTTTAAGGAGAATGATAATGGTAGTTATGCAAATTTTACAAATCTACAAAAAATTAAAAAACCATTTGCTATTGCAGAAATTACACATAGAAACAGCCTTTTTGTAGGTGCAGAAGATACACCCGGTTTGTATGAAATAGACCTCGATAACCTAAAAAACATACAAGAAAGCGATATAAAACCGATACCTGAAATAAGTTATAGTGTATTTTCTATACTTGAAGATAGTAATAAAAACATATGGATTGGTACCTATAGTGGTGGTGTACACAGATGGCTTCTAAACAAAAAAACAGGAGCATACACCAAAGATGTTTTGTCTTATAGGAGTACAAATAATACTGGCCTTTCTAGCAATATTATAAGAAATATCTATGAAGATAGTGATCATAATATCTGGTTTGCTACTTCAAATGGATTATGTAAATTAAAACCTACTGAAATAGAAAAAAATAATCCAAAATTTGAAGTTTATAAAAATGATCCTAAGGATAAAAATAGTATTTCTCACAACTATATTTTAGCCTTATATGAAAGTAAAAAAGGTGATTTATGGGTAGGAACTTTTGGTGGCGGATTAAATAAAATGGAAACCAATGAAAAGGATAATACGGTTACATTTAAAACATACACAGAAAGAGATGGACTGCCAAACAATGTAATTAAAGCAATTTTAGAAGACGCTGAAAATAATTTATGGATATCTACAAACAAAGGGCTTTCAAAATTTAACCCAGAAAACAACACCTTTAAAAATTATGATGTTAATGATGGTTTACAAGATAACGAATTTCAAGAATTAGCAAGTTTAAAACGTAGAGATGGCGAAATGCTTTTTGGCGGTATAAACGGGTTCAATGCTTTTTATCCAGAAGATATTAAAGACAATCCGTACAAAGCAAAATCTGTAATTACCAGTTTTTCTATTTCAAATAAACCAATTAAAAGGGGCGAAGAAATTAATGGGCACATCATTTTAAAAGAACCTATTAATGAAACGTCCGAAATTAATTTAAAATATGACGAAAATAGTTTCTCGTTTGAATTTGCAGCCATTCACTATTCCGCTCCTAATAAAAATAAATTTGCTTACAAATTAGAAGGTTTTGATAAAGACTGGGTGTATACAAACGCAACTAAACGTTTTGCAACCTATACAAATATGGCTCCTGGTGATTATACTTTACTATTAAAAGCATCTAATAATGATGGTATTTGGGAAAATAGCGAAACCAAATTACATATTAATATAACACCTCCGTTTTGGAAAACTACACTAGCCTATTTTCTATATTTCTTTTTAATTCTAGCCATATTCTTTGGCTTTTGGCGCAATACTGTAACGAAAGCCAGAAAAAAACATGATTTAGAATTAGCTAATTTAGAGAAACAAAAAGAAGAGGAATTACAACATATAAAATTAGAATTCTTTACAAACATATCTCACGAATTAAGAACACCAATTACTTTAATAAAAGGTCCTTTAGAGTATTTACAGAAAAAAGGTGCAGCTGTAAAGCCAGAGGTAGCCCAAGAACAATTTGGTCTTATGAGAAAAAATGCCAACTACTTACTTAGTTTGGTAAACCAACTATTAGATTTCAGAAAAATAAATCAAGGTAAAATGCGATTGGTGATGCGTAATAGTAATATTTCTGCTTTTATAAAAGAAGTGGCAGAGCCCTTTCAATTTTTATCTCACAAGAAACATATTAAACTAAGTTTTAATACGACAGATCCGTTATTAAAATCTTGGTTTGATCACGAAGCTCTTGAGAAAACAATCAATAACCTACTCTCCAATGCTTTTAAGTTCACTCCCAAAAATGGAACTATAGATGTGAATATAACCAACGAAAAAGTCGCCAATGGTATCGTAAATAAAGAGTATATTATTATTGAAGTAAAGGATTCTGGAATTGGAATACCTAGTAACAAATTAGAAGCTATTTTTGAAAGATTTAATACTAAAAAAGATGCTAATAAGAACAATAATCCAGAAGGGATTGGTATTGGATTGTCTTTTACAAAAAGTTTGATAGAATTGCATCAAGGTACAATTAAAGTATCTAGCGAACCTGGTCAAGGAGCATTATTCACAGTTAAAATCCCCGCTAATAAAGAGGAATACGAAAACCTGCCTGAAATAAGTTGTAAAGAAAGTACCGATCTAGATTATGTAAGAAGATCTTCGGAAAATGAATCTTTTGCAATAGATTTAGATGATGAAACAACTGATGAAAGTATTTCTAAAGACAGATCTAAATCTCCTGTATTGCTAGTGGTAGATGACAATAAGGATATTAGAACATTTATAAAACAAGCCTTAGGAGATGACTACACCATCTTTGAAGCAGAAAATGGTCAGGAAGGATTTGAAATAGCAAAAAAAATAACGCCAAATATTATTGTTACCGATTTAGCCATGCCTATAATGGACGGATTACAGTTGTGTAAAAAAATTAAAACAACCAAAACAACAAGTCATATTCCTGTTTTAATATTAACGGCTAAACTATCACAAGAAAGTGAATTAGAAGGTGTAAAACTAGGTGCAGATGATTATATTAGAAAACCTTTTGATATTGAATTATTAAACTTAAAATTAAAAAATATTCTTCAACAAAGAAAAAATTTAAGAGTCCGTTTTAATCAAGAAATAACATTACAGCCAAAAGAAGTTACGGTAACATCATCTGATGAACGTTTTTTACAACAAGCCATAGAAATTGTAGAAAAACACATGATGAATACTGATTTTAGTGTAGAAATGCTTGTAAAAGAAATGGGGCATAGTAGAAGTAATCTGTATCTAAAATTTAAAGAAATCACAGGATTATCTTCTAGTGAATTTATACGAAGTATTCGATTAAAAAGGGCTGTACAACTTTTTGAATCTACTGATTTATCTGTAAAGGAAATTATGTACATGACTGGTTTTAACACAGCTTCTTACTTTGCTAAATGCTTTAAGAAACAGTTTGGTGTAAAACCTAGTGATTATGTTAGAAAACCAATAAAGAAAGCGTAA
- a CDS encoding IS3 family transposase, producing the protein MSKQAFYKREKVKQCKAINDTKIITMVKEYRKKVSSRTGGKKLYKELKNQLIEQRIKIGRDKFFDVLRLHNLLVPKLKNYITTTNSNHLFKKYKNLIQNKIPTRSEQLWVSDITYIKTEIGHNYLAIVTDAYSKKIMGYKLDDHMRVSLCKDALKMALKNRKYPSKKLIHHSDRGMQYCCPEYTQFAENNGITMSMTEQYDPYENAIAERINRTLKYEYGLRNCLKNTLIAQKSAKQAVYIYNNLRTHFSLELRKPAEVHLNPNIKYKSYRKNNVNLTELTI; encoded by the coding sequence ATTAGTAAACAAGCCTTCTACAAAAGAGAAAAAGTAAAACAATGCAAAGCTATAAACGACACTAAAATAATTACGATGGTCAAAGAATATCGTAAAAAAGTAAGCTCCAGGACTGGAGGTAAAAAACTCTATAAAGAACTTAAAAATCAGTTGATAGAACAAAGAATTAAAATCGGTAGAGATAAATTTTTTGATGTATTAAGACTGCATAATTTGCTCGTACCTAAACTCAAAAACTACATAACTACCACAAACTCTAATCATCTATTTAAAAAATATAAAAACCTGATTCAAAACAAAATACCTACTAGATCCGAACAACTTTGGGTAAGTGATATTACATACATTAAAACAGAAATAGGACACAACTATTTAGCAATTGTAACCGACGCATACTCTAAGAAAATTATGGGATATAAATTAGATGACCATATGAGAGTATCACTCTGTAAAGATGCTTTAAAAATGGCTTTAAAAAATAGAAAATATCCATCGAAAAAGTTGATTCACCATTCTGATAGAGGGATGCAATACTGTTGTCCAGAATATACCCAGTTTGCCGAAAATAATGGAATTACAATGAGTATGACAGAGCAATATGACCCATATGAAAACGCTATTGCTGAGAGAATCAATAGAACTTTAAAATATGAATATGGACTTAGAAACTGTCTTAAAAACACTCTTATTGCTCAAAAATCAGCTAAACAAGCTGTATATATTTACAACAATTTAAGAACACATTTTAGCCTAGAATTAAGAAAACCAGCCGAAGTACATTTAAATCCAAATATCAAATACAAATCCTATCGAAAAAATAATGTAAATTTGACTGAACTTACAATTTAA
- a CDS encoding c-type cytochrome, with product MKSIIKISTFLFLFCLIACNNKQFDEPKVSLDSYKVENGFKLEVVTSEPFIEAPVTMDFDNKGRMWVVEMRGYMQNLEGTGEDMPNGRITILQDLDNDGVTDHAKVFLDSLIVPRAIAHVYGGLLYAEPPNLWFVDIENDKPVNKTLVDGQYTHGGNIEHQPNGLMMHLDNWIYNAKSNFRYQKRGDKWIKERTFFRGQWGISKDNFGRLYYNNNSIQLKGDLVLPNTNSKNEFLDTKASLGKKLTPTQRVYPLHATSVNRGYIKGRLDKDSLLINITSACGPVIYRGNKFPSTYLENGFVCAPEANLIKRNVLSFNSYDISATQAIEKKEFIASTDEGFRPVNLFNGPDGNLYIVDMHRGILQDKAFLTPYLKNHYAKKKLDTIIGMGRILKVSSENTISNLIPDFNNLNNSELIALFLHPNGWHRDRAQQILVKKHDQSAIPLLKDFLISSGNSIAKLHALHTLNGLEALNFSYLNNILVTSTEKDLIVHSLVLIENFASEEYIPTFLKTIELLSEKNNSLIDLYLTNSLGNWTLINKDSFFPMLETLSIKYKENRVFLEGIISSLRTNEISFLKFLNKKNEHLVLKELITATIDNKTNQGKKKNKKLKKSLEKSIKAGQKIFDNICATCHGQNGQGIDNLAPPLQKSEYISESAERLALVLLHGLSGPIHVNGKLYELSATMPGLNNNPDYSDKDIQNLIQYLQSDFSSIRKNISTSQIKSLRSKTPKMGVFTEAELLLIK from the coding sequence GTGAAAAGTATAATTAAAATTTCTACATTCCTGTTTTTATTCTGTTTAATAGCATGTAATAATAAACAATTTGATGAACCCAAAGTATCTTTGGATAGCTATAAAGTAGAGAACGGTTTTAAGTTAGAAGTGGTTACATCAGAACCATTTATTGAAGCTCCTGTTACTATGGATTTTGATAACAAAGGACGTATGTGGGTAGTAGAAATGCGTGGTTATATGCAAAATTTAGAAGGCACGGGAGAGGATATGCCTAATGGTAGAATTACTATTTTACAAGATTTAGACAATGATGGCGTTACAGATCATGCAAAAGTATTTTTAGACAGTTTGATAGTACCAAGAGCAATTGCTCATGTTTACGGCGGACTTTTATATGCAGAACCACCTAATTTGTGGTTTGTAGATATTGAAAATGATAAGCCAGTAAATAAAACCTTGGTAGATGGGCAGTACACTCACGGTGGTAATATAGAGCATCAACCAAACGGATTGATGATGCATTTAGATAATTGGATTTATAATGCAAAGTCTAATTTTAGATATCAAAAACGTGGTGATAAATGGATAAAAGAAAGAACTTTTTTTAGAGGACAATGGGGTATTTCTAAAGACAACTTTGGTAGGTTGTATTACAATAACAATTCAATTCAGCTTAAAGGAGATCTTGTATTGCCTAATACAAATTCTAAAAACGAATTTTTAGATACTAAAGCATCTTTAGGTAAAAAACTAACACCAACTCAACGTGTTTATCCTTTGCATGCAACATCTGTAAATCGTGGGTATATAAAAGGGAGGTTAGATAAAGATAGTTTGCTTATTAATATAACTTCTGCTTGTGGTCCTGTTATTTATAGAGGAAATAAATTTCCATCAACATATTTAGAAAATGGTTTTGTTTGTGCTCCGGAAGCAAATCTTATCAAAAGAAATGTTCTTTCTTTTAATTCTTATGATATTTCTGCAACACAAGCAATAGAGAAAAAAGAATTTATCGCATCTACAGATGAAGGATTTAGACCTGTAAATTTATTTAATGGTCCGGACGGAAACCTGTATATTGTAGACATGCATCGTGGAATTTTGCAAGACAAAGCTTTTTTAACCCCGTATTTAAAAAATCATTACGCTAAGAAAAAGTTAGATACAATTATTGGGATGGGGAGAATTTTAAAGGTGTCATCAGAAAATACAATTAGCAATTTAATTCCAGATTTCAATAATTTAAATAACAGTGAGTTAATAGCATTATTTCTGCATCCAAACGGATGGCATAGAGATAGAGCACAACAAATTTTAGTAAAAAAACACGATCAATCTGCTATTCCGTTGTTAAAAGACTTTTTGATCAGTTCAGGTAATTCTATAGCAAAATTGCATGCACTTCATACTTTAAATGGTCTTGAAGCTCTAAATTTTTCATACTTAAATAATATTTTGGTTACTTCAACAGAAAAGGATTTAATTGTTCATTCGTTAGTTTTAATTGAAAATTTTGCTTCTGAAGAATACATCCCTACATTTTTAAAAACAATTGAGTTATTAAGTGAAAAAAATAATTCTTTAATTGATTTGTATCTTACTAATTCTTTAGGTAATTGGACATTAATTAATAAGGATTCCTTTTTTCCGATGTTAGAAACCTTGTCTATTAAATATAAAGAAAATAGAGTTTTTTTAGAAGGAATAATAAGTAGTTTAAGAACAAATGAAATCAGTTTTCTAAAATTCTTAAACAAAAAGAATGAACATCTAGTTTTAAAGGAATTAATAACTGCTACGATTGATAATAAAACGAACCAGGGTAAAAAGAAAAATAAAAAACTAAAAAAGAGTTTAGAAAAATCTATTAAAGCAGGGCAAAAGATTTTTGATAACATTTGCGCTACTTGTCACGGACAAAACGGACAAGGAATAGATAATTTAGCACCTCCTTTGCAAAAATCAGAATATATCTCAGAATCCGCAGAAAGACTTGCTTTGGTTCTTTTACATGGTTTATCAGGACCTATTCATGTTAATGGTAAATTATATGAATTGAGCGCAACAATGCCAGGTTTAAATAATAATCCTGATTATTCTGATAAAGACATACAAAATCTAATTCAGTATCTACAAAGTGATTTTTCTTCTATTCGTAAAAATATAAGTACTTCTCAAATTAAATCTTTGAGAAGTAAAACACCAAAAATGGGTGTTTTTACAGAGGCGGAATTATTACTTATAAAATAG